A genome region from Chloroflexota bacterium includes the following:
- the gmd gene encoding GDP-mannose 4,6-dehydratase, which translates to MKKKAMITGITGQDGSYLAEFLLEQGYEVIGMVRRTSTINFERIQHIQDKVCIVQGDLLDQVSLIDIVREHRPTEVYNLAAQSFIPTSFKQPVLTGEFTALGVTRMLEAIRLVNPEIRFYQASSSEMFGKVVEIPQRETTPFHPRSPYGVAKVYGHWITVNYRESYNLFAVSGILFNHESPRRGLEFVTHKVTYNAAKIALGLADKLPMGNLDSQRDWGYAPDYVRMMNLMLQQDHPEDFVIATGRTHSIKRLCEVAFACMDLDWQRYVYVDEAFLRPADVDLLIGDPNKAKQKLGWEPHVTFEQMIEKMVEADLAALKKQHNL; encoded by the coding sequence ATGAAAAAGAAAGCAATGATTACCGGCATCACGGGGCAGGATGGTTCATATCTTGCCGAGTTTCTACTGGAACAAGGATACGAGGTCATCGGCATGGTGCGCCGCACCTCGACGATCAACTTTGAACGCATTCAACACATCCAAGATAAAGTTTGCATCGTGCAAGGCGACTTGCTCGACCAGGTTTCGTTGATTGACATCGTGCGCGAGCATCGCCCCACCGAAGTGTACAACCTCGCCGCGCAATCGTTCATCCCCACCTCGTTCAAGCAACCAGTACTCACCGGCGAATTCACCGCGCTCGGCGTCACGCGTATGCTCGAAGCGATTCGCCTCGTCAATCCGGAAATTCGTTTCTACCAAGCGTCGTCCTCCGAAATGTTTGGCAAGGTCGTTGAGATTCCGCAACGCGAGACCACGCCGTTTCATCCGCGCAGTCCGTACGGCGTCGCCAAAGTGTACGGTCACTGGATCACCGTCAATTACCGCGAATCGTACAATCTCTTCGCGGTGTCGGGCATCCTGTTCAATCACGAATCGCCGCGCCGCGGTTTGGAATTCGTCACGCACAAGGTCACGTACAACGCCGCGAAAATCGCGCTGGGGTTGGCGGATAAATTGCCGATGGGCAATTTGGACTCGCAACGCGATTGGGGCTATGCGCCCGATTACGTGCGAATGATGAACTTGATGCTCCAACAAGATCACCCCGAAGATTTCGTGATCGCAACCGGTCGCACGCACTCGATCAAACGCCTGTGCGAGGTCGCGTTCGCGTGCATGGACTTAGATTGGCAACGTTACGTGTACGTGGACGAAGCGTTCCTGCGCCCCGCCGATGTGGACTTGCTCATCGGCGATCCGAACAAAGCCAAACAAAAACTAGGTTGGGAACCGCACGTGACCTTCGAGCAAATGATCGAAAAGATGGTCGAAGCGGATCTCGCCGCGTTGAAGAAACAACACAATTTGTAA